One genomic region from Leishmania braziliensis MHOM/BR/75/M2904 complete genome, chromosome 35 encodes:
- a CDS encoding putative 40S ribosomal protein S6 — protein sequence MKLNIAYPRNGTVKQFEISDEVLRRVQLQDYRLGNEVDGAIFGGEFKGYIFRLRGGSDKDGFPMVPGVLASSRVSLLVKRGAIGFNTFRGYQGERRRKNVRGCVLASDIALVNVTISKVGDQPIEGVTDTTAPRRLGPKRASKIRKLFNLSRTEDVRRYVVRRRVLKSGKKDRLKAPKVQRLMTPKIKARRAKKAKDAIAKVRASAAERREYLHLIASHRRALRQRDHSKKHTHKVHTQRAEVAAFQKK from the coding sequence CTCGGACGAGGTGCTCCgccgcgtgcagctgcaggactACCGTCTCGGCAACGAGGTGGACGGCGCCATCTTTGGCGGAGAGTTCAAGGGCTACATCTTTCGCCTGCGCGGTGGCTCGGACAAGGATGGCTTCCCGATGGTCCCCGGTGTGCTTGCCTCCAGCcgtgtgtcgctgctggtgaaGCGCGGCGCGATCGGCTTCAACACCTTCCGCGGCTACCAGGGTGAGCGTCGTCGCAAGAACGTTCGTGGCTGCGTGCTCGCGAGCGATATTGCGCTGGTGAACGTGACCATCTCCAAGGTCGGCGACCAGCCGATTGAGGGCGTGACGGACACCACTGCTCCCCGTCGTCTGGGCCCGAAGCGCGCGAGCAAGATCCGCAAGCTCTTCAACCTGTCCCGCACTGAAGATGTGCGCAGGTATGTGGTTCGCCGCCGTGTCCTCAAGAGCGGCAAGAAGGACCGGCTGAAGGCCCCAAAGGTCCAGCGCTTGATGACACCAAAGATCAAGGCCCGCCGTGCCAAGAAGGCCAAGGACGCCATTGCCAaggtgcgtgcgtctgctgctgagcgCCGTGAGTACCTGCATCTGATCGCTTCGCACCgccgtgcgctgcgccagcgcgaCCACTCCaagaagcacacgcacaaggtGCACACCCAGCGCGCCGAGGTGGCTGCATTCCAGAAGAAGTAA